Below is a genomic region from Prochlorococcus marinus str. MIT 0918.
CCTGACTCAATTGGTATATCTTCATCAACACGAAAAGCGTTCATCAATGAAGCAACTCTCTCACCACCAAAAATTCGAAGCAAGTTATCTCCTAATGACAAAAAGAATCTTGTACTGCCTAAATCTCCTTGCCGCCCTGCTCGACCTCTTAACTGATTATCCACTCGACGAGATTCATGTCGCTCCGTACCAATAACATGTAACCCTCCAACTTCTCTAACATGCTTTTCTTCTTGCTTAACCACAACATCATATTCTGATTTCACTGTTGAAATAGCTTCTCTCAAAGACTTAATTAAGGGGTCTTCAGTTGGAGCCTTTTCTGCAGCCGTTGAAATACGATCTTCAAGGTCAATTGGACTTAATTTTCTATCCCCCCATGCTTTAACTAACTTACGTTCCAATTCTATAAGAACTTTCTCCGTATCATCTGTCAAAATACAGGGGTAAAGACTGCTAACAGGAACACTCTTGGTAATTGTCTGAGATTTAATATTTTTGGAATTTTCATTTTCCTCTCCAAATCCCGTAGATGATTGATCTTGTCGTTGTAGCGGTATAGGTGGTTTATGTCCATCCTCTGGCTTAACTAATTTGGGAGCAAGGGCCTCTCTTACCTTTAAACGCGCCATATAATCACTGTTACCCCCAAGAATAATGTCCGTGCCGCGGCCTGCCATATTAGTTGCAATAGTTACTGCACCTGCTCTACCTGCCTGTGCAACAATCTCAGCCTCACGTTCAACGTTCTCAGGTTTAGCGTTAAGGAGATTATGAGGTATCTTTTGTTCAGATAACAAAGCGCTTAAAACCTCACTTTTCTCAACACTGGTTGTCCCTACTAAAACAGGCCTCCCTTGATTGTGTATCTGCGCAGTTTCATTGGCCACAGCTCTCCACTTAGCAGCTTCTGTTTTGAAGACTTGATCTACCCAATCTTCTCTAGACCGAGGTCGATTAGTAGGAATTACAGTTGTCTCAAGTTGATATGTTTTTTCAAATTCAACCTCCTCAGTTTTAGCAGTTCCAGTCATACCAGCTAGACGTGGATATAAAAGAAAGAAGTTCTGATATGTAATTGATGCAAGAGTCTGTGTTTCAGGCTGAATTGGCAATTGTTCCTTTGCTTCTATTGCTTGATGTTGTCCATCACTCCACCGACGTCCTGGCATTACACGTCCTGTAAATTCATCTACAATTACAGCCTCATTACTTCTTACGATGTAATTGACATCTTTAATAAATAATTCTTTGGCTTTTAAAGCATTAGTGATGTAATGAGCCCAGGGATCTTTAGGATCATATAAATCACTAACATTTAATAACTGCTCCGATTTAGCAAATCCTTCATCAGTCAAAGTGCAGGTTCTTTGTTTTTCATCTACTTCATAATCACCTTCTGGATCAATCCCATCTTTTCCCATCTCAGCAGCTCGTTGTAAAGCAAGGACAACTTCTGCAGCTTTTTGATACTTTTCTTGAGGTCGTTCTACTTGTCCAGAAATAATTAATGGAGTTCTAGCCTCATCAATTAAAATTGAATCAACTTCATCAATAATACAAAATTGAAAATTTTTCTGAACAATCTCATTAATATCATTAGCCATATTATCTCTTAAATAATCAAATCCAAGTTCTGAATTTGTCGCATAAGTTATATCACATTGATAATTTTTTCGTCTCTCTAAAGGATTCATATCTTGTTGAATCAAACCTACAGATAATCCTAAAAATCTATGCACTTGTCCCATCCACTCTGCATCTCGTCTTGCTAAATAATCATTAACAGTTACTACATGGACTCCTCTACCTGTAAGAGCATTTAAATAACTAGGCAAAGTTGCAACTAGGGTTTTACCTTCTCCAGTTTTCATTTCAGCAATTTGCCCTTCATGTAAAACCATTCCGCCTATTAGTTGCACATCAAAATGTCTCATTCCTAAGACTCTCTTACTTGCTTCTCTAACTACTGCAAAAGCTTCCGGGAGAAGTTCATCCAAACACTCTCGTTGTAAATCAAAATTGGAAATTTTATCCAATTGACTGCGAAAAAGAGCGGTTTTTGCTCTTAATTCATCGTCAGTCAGAGGAGATATCTCCTCTTCCAAAATATTGATATCAGACAAAATCGGCTGATAGCGCTTCAGCTTGCGAGCATTTGGATCTCCCAGCAAAAGCTTGAGCATGATTACAGGAACTACAAATACCTACTTAGCCTAACTAACTACGATCAGAGTTACATACGTCATAAAAGAATTAAGCGCTATAAAAGACATATGTGAAGTTTATTTGAAGGGTTATTCAAAGAAAATTTGATTTATGATGTTTTACTATGCAACGCCTAAAACTGATCCATCATGCACCAGGGGCCCCTGGATTGAGATTTTTAGGCCTAGGTCCATACTTCCTACCCATACAAGGACTTACTAAACTCCAAAAACTTCTTGAAAAACATGCTTTTTGGGCAACAGGGAGAAATTATAAAAATCTACGTAAATTACTTGCTAAAAGCACAATAGTTATAACTCTATGGAGAGGAAAGAGATTAATCGGTTTTGGCAGAGCAACAAGTGATGGGGTTTATAGGGCTGTTTTATGGGACATAGTTGTTGCAGGTGATTTGCAAGGACAAGGGCTGGGTAGAAAAGTAGTGGAAGCTCTTCTCTCATCTCCTTCAATTAAAGAAGTAGAACGTATTTATCTAATGACCACAAATAGTGATGAGTTCTACAAGCAACTTGGCTTTAAAAATTGCAATCATCAAAAATTACTAATTAGATCAAAAAGTTAAAAATTGACCCGATAACACTAAAAAGGAAAGCCCCTGAGAAGACTAACCTTATTAAAAAGTAAAAATTTTAAACGCTGGAATCTATCAAAAAGAAGTATTAATTCGACTTTTTAAAGCGGATGAAGAGATTCGAACTCTCGACCCTCTCCTTGGCAAGGAGATGCTCTACCACTGAGCTACATCCGCAAGTCCATAAATATTCTACCTACCAAAGCAGCATGACTTAAGAAAGGTCCTATGGTCAATGATTTGAGTTAATTGATACGGGTTGATTAATTCAAAGAATTCATCAATGAACCCATTTCAATAGCTTGCAATGCATAATTCCAACCAAGATTACTTTTAACACCAGCTCTTTCTAAGGCCTGTTGCATAGTGTCAGTAGTAAGTAAACCAAAAATTATTGGCACCCCTGTTTCTCTTGAAACTGATGCAATTCCTTTACTGGATTCATTAATTACAACATCAAAATGAGGAGTATCGCCTCTTATCACTGCGCCAAGTGTAATCAAAACATCATATCGTCCAGTTTTAGCCAATGATTGAGAAACTAAAGGAAGCTCAAAAGAACCTGGAACCCAAGCTATATCTAATTGATCGCTAGTTTCCGCAATATCAATACCATGTCTATTTAAGCAGTCAAGGCAACCACTTAATAGCTTATTAGTAACTAAATCGTTGAAACGAGCTACAACGATCGCAACTTTCAAGCTTGAAGCATTTTGAAAACGCCCTTCAATAACAACCATTACTTGCTAGAAAATGCCTATTTAGACCTACCTTCGCATGCAACGTGTTGAAGTTCAAACAAAGAAATCAAGTAAGCCATTAATTAAGACTAGGTGGAACCAAACGCCACCAATAATCTCAATTTTCTTAATTTCTCCATTACGACGATCTTGAGGATCTGACTGAGTCATATAAAGAACTGGAACACCAACAACTAATATCAATGAAGCAAATAGAAGGGCGTTAATAGCAACAGAACTAAGTACCTGCATGGGGAATGGAGCAATGGAGCAGAAGCTCTTTTCAATCAACTAATTGTCACATGAGATTGGACATTTTTTACAAAAATGACAAGGGTTGTCGCGAGGCTTCACATCCAAAAAACAAAAAGAGCCTTACGATGCCAACAATTACGTTGGCAGAAAAGCATCTATGACTGCCGAAAGCAAGCCTTTGCAAGGGGACTTTTTCATTAATCCAGAAGAAGAGGGTGTTACAAAGACTTCAAGAAAAACTCCGGTAGAAGATAAGGATTACGACATAAAAGATGAAGATTTGACAAAAGACGCTGAATTAAGACCTAGAAAAAAAAACGGTTCTAACACAAAAAATAAGCTTGTCTTCAAAGAACCAAATTCAGTCAAACCTTCTAATCTCCCAAACTGGTCTCACCATAGTCTTGTGGAACTTGAAGAGCTCACTCCAGCACTTAAACATTATGTAGAACTAAAAATAAAAAACCCTAAAAGGATTTTGCTTTATCGGTTAGGAGATTTTTTTGAGTGTTTTTTTGAGGATGCAATCCAATTATCACAATTATTAGAACTAACTCTAACTGGCAAAGATGGCGGTAAAAACATAGGGCGAGTCCCTATGGCAGGCATTCCCCATCATGCTGCAGAAAAATACTGCTCAATACTGATCCAAAAAGGCCTATCAATAGCAATATGTGATCAACTTGAAAGTGTGCATAACAAAGAAGGAAAACTAATTAAAAGAGGAATTACAAGAATACTTACACCTGGAACAGTAATTGAATCAGGAATGTTGCAAGCCAAAAAGAATAATTGGTTAGCGTCAATTTTAATTGAATCAAAAGCAAATAATGATTCATTAAAATGGGGTTTAGCTAGTGCAGATATAAGTACAGGGGAATTTAAAGCTGAAGAAGGAGAAGGCATTAACTCTCTAGAACAAAATTTATTAACTATTGAAGCCTCTGAAATTGTGTCAGAAAAATTAGATCCAGATATATTAAAAAATTTAAAATTAAAGCATATTCAAGTACATCAATTATCTAAAACTTCTTTTAGCCTTCCTGAAGCAGAATCAATTATTAAAAAGCATTATCAATTAAAGGCTATTCAAGGAATTGGATTTAAAGAATCACAATTAGCATTAAGAGCAGCAGGAGGACTTATTGGTTATCTCTATGAAACTAACCCTATACAAAAAACTACGTTTAAAAGCAAAAATAATCAAGCTCCTCTTGAGGTTCCAAAAATTAATTTTCCTAAAAATAGTTTATTTATAGATGCTCAAACACGAAGAAATCTTGAAATAACAAAAACACAAAGAGATGGAAAATTTCAAGGTTCCTTTTTATGGGCAATTGATAGAACACTTACAGCAATGGGAGGAAGATGTATAAGGCAATGGGTCGATAATCCTTTAATTGATGTTAATAAAATACTGCAAAGACAAAATCTAATAACTGTATTAGTTAGCAATAGAGCTCTAAGAATTACTATCAGGGGCCTATTAAAAAGTATGGGCGATCTCGAAAGACTTGCTGGTAGAGCAGGTGCAGGTCAAGCAGGTGCCAGAGAACTCATTGCTATTGCTGAAGGTTTAGAAAGACTTCCTCAATTGTCATCATATTTAAATGAACTACCAAAAAATCTACCCCCATGGTTTACTAAATTACAAAAAATCAACCCAGAACTTATAGATCTAGCTAAGAGAATCAAGGATGAATTAATAGACAATCCTCCATTAAATATTACAGAAGGAGGAATAATATATGATGGCGTAGATCCCATATTAGATGGTTTAAGAAATCAACTTGATGATCAAGATAAATGGCTTGCTAATCAAGAAAAAAAGGAAAGGAGAATTAGTAGAATTAATAATCTTAAGCTTCAGTACCATAGAACATTTGGTTATTTTTTATCAGTCAGCAAATCAAAAGCTCATGATGTACCATCCCATTGGATTAGAAGGCAAACTTTAGCTAATGAAGAGAGATTTGTAACACCTGATTTAAAAGCTAAAGAAGGAAAGATATTCCAATTAAAAATAAAATCTTGTACACGTGAGTATGAATTATTTTGCAAGCTTAGAGAATTAGTTGGCATACATGCACCTGCAATTAGACAGTCAGCCAAAGCAATTGCTGGACTAGATGTTCTAGCTGGTTTGGCAGAGCTGGCTGCGACTAATAATTATTGTCCTCCAACAATAATTGGAATCAAAGATGATTCTGACTCAAGAAAAATTAACATCAAAGAATGTAGACATCCAGTTGTAGAACAACTTTTAGTAGAGGAACTTTTCCAACCAAATAGTATTAACCTAGGAAACAAAACTGACTTGATAATACTTACAGGACCCAATGCAAGTGGTAAAAGTTGTTTTTTACGTCAAATAGGCTTAATACAATTACTTACACAAATTGGCAGCTGGATCCCTGCCAAAAAAGCTAATATAAGTATTGCAGATAAAATATTTACTCGAGTAGGTGCGGTAGATGATTTAGCAGCAGGTCAATCTACATTTATGGTTGAAATGGCAGAAACTGCATTTATATTAAATCAAGCAACAAAAAACTCTTTAGTTCTATTAGACGAGATTGGGAGAGGTACATCTACTTTTGATGGCCTATCAATTGCTTGGTCAGTAAGTGAATTTCTTGCTAGGAGCATTCGAAGTCGCACAATATTTGCAACCCATTATCAAGAATTAAATGCTCTATCCGAATCATTGAATAATATTTCTAACTTTCAAGTGCTTGTAAAGGAAGCTGGAGAAAGCATAAGTTTTCTTCACAAAGTAATACCTGGTGCTTCAAATAGAAGTTATGGAATTGAAGTAGCTCGGCTTGCAGGAGTTCCCATACCTGTCATTCAAAGGGCTCGAAAAGTTCTGAATGAGCTTGAGAAAAAAAATAAAAACTGATTTGACACCATTAAACAAATCTCAATTCTCATTAACAGCAGCTCTCAGTAAAGCATTAACTGTAGCTGCTGCCATTCCAGCACCTCCTCTGTTCCCATCAAGTCTAATTTGAGGTAAATCTATGCTGGATAGTAATTTTTTACTCTCGATAACACCTATAAATCCAACTGGCATTCCAATAATTAAGCTAGGTGCAAAGCTACTAGCAGAAGTTAACCTTAAGAACGTATTTAAGGCTGTAGGCGCACTACCAAATAGCACTATGGGTGCATTGTCCTTATTAAATTGTTTTGATAAATCATTCCAAGCTTTTTCCATGCCAAGTGCAGTTCTAGTTTCTCCATGATCGGCCTTTTCTGGAGCCCAATTCAAAACACAATGAACTGATGAGTTTAGTGTTCTTGAAGACATTGGTTTCACAGCGGCCGCTGCCATAAAAGTATCAGTCAAGATTGGTGCTCCTGCCTTAAGAGCAGAAATACCAATTTGACAAGCTCTAGGACTAAATTTCAAGGAACCTTGAATAGAAAAATCACCACTAGAATGAATTAATCTCTCTAAGACTTGCTTTTCCAGAGGATCCAATTCTGGAGTAGTTAGCTTAGAGCGAATATAAAAAAGGCTTTTAGTAAAAATCGGATGATCTAATGTCATCACTTTATTTCCCAAATAAGAATTATTTAAGGCATTATCTATAAAAACCACACTCTATTAAAGAATGTCAATACATTTAATATGGGGAGATGATCTCGATGCAATCGATCTATTTATTGAAAAATTTATACAAAAAGCCATTGATCCAAATTGGACCAGTATCAATTTAAGTCGCTTAGATGGCCAAAAACTTTCTGAAGCACATCAAGCTCTCGATGAAAGTCAAAGCCCTCCTTTTGGCGATGGAGAAAGAATAATCGTTCTTAAAAATAGTCCAATTTGCAATGGATGTTCCACAGAATTGTCTAATCACTTTGAAAGAATTATTAATTTGATTCCAGAAAAGACTCATCTAATACTTAGAAATTCCAATAAACCTGATGGACGTTTAAAAAGTACAAAACTAATTAATAAATTGCTAAGTCAAAATAAAGCCTTTGTGAAAAACTTTTTAGTACCTCCAATTTGGGATTCGATAGGGCAAAGAAAGCTAATAGAACGAATTGCATCTGAAATGAATATTCAGTTCCATGAAGATGCAGTTATTGCATTAGTAGATGCTCTAGGAAATGACACTCAAAGAATTCGATTGGAATTGGAAAAACTTGCTCTGTTGGAAGAAACAAAAAAAAATGTTTTACAAACAACTATCATTAGTAAAAATACCGTTGATGAACTTATTCAATCAATTTCATCAAACTCTCTTCAGGTTTGTAATTTCTTATTAGTTGAAAATTGGGGAGAAGCTATTTATAGAATTGATTCACTTCTCAACACAGGAGAACCAGCACTAAGAATACTAGCTGCATTAACAACACAAATTAGGGGTTGGCTTTGGGTGAGTCTCTTAGAAAAAAACGAAACAAAAGAAGTTGGGTTGATCGCTAAACAAGCAGGAATAACCAATCCAAAAAGAGTATATATAATACGTAAACAAATTAAAGGCAAAACTCCTGTATTTTTTGTTGACTTGCTTCGTAAAGTCTTAGAAATAGAAATATTATTAAAGAAAGGAGCTTCCCCAAAAAATGCCTTTAGAGATGGTCTTTTATCAAAATGCTGATTTAGTGAACTATTCACTGAAATAATCACAAAACAATTAAAAGAACTCAATGAACCTTCTGGTGCAAAAATTTGGTGGCACCTCAATTGGCAATGTCAACCGAATTAAAACAGTTGCAAAACAAATTGCATTAAGCAAACAGCTAGGAAATGATCTTGTAATAGTCGTCTCAGCAATGGGAGATAGTACTGATGACTTAACCAAGCTTGCCTTAGAAATTAGCAAGAATCCGCCTCCTCGTGAAATGGATATGCTGCTCGCGACGGGAGAACAAGTAACCATAGCCTTATTAGCAATGGCTCTAAACGAACTTGGGGTACCTGCCACATCAATGACAGGATCTCAAGTTGGAATAATTACTGAATCTGCTTATGGGCGAGCTCGTATTCTTGAAATTAAAACTGAAAGAATTCTAGAGCTTTTAAACAATGGTCAAGTTGTAGTAGTTGCTGGTTTTCAAGGTAAAAGTCTTGGCAGAGGAGACACTGCTGAAATCACAACGCTAGGCCGAGGCGGGTCCGACACCTCAGCCGTAGCTCTAGCAGCAGCTCTAACAGCAAATGCATGCGAAATCTATACAGATGTAGCGGGAGTCTTAACAACTGATCCACGCAAAGTAAGTAACGCACAATTGATGAAAAACATCAGCTGCGATGAAATGCTCGAATTAGCAAGTCTTGGAGCAGCAGTACTACATCCAAGAGCAGTTGAGATAGCTAGAAATTATGGCGTAAAATTGATCGTTCGCTCTAGTTGGGATAACAAAAATCCAGGTACAACTCTGACAAGCAAATCTAAACAATCTTTTGGGAAAGAGGGGTTAGAGCTCAATCGTCCTGTCGATGGAGTTGAGCTCGTTGACAATCAAGCATTAATAAGTCTGTCTCACATCCCAGATCAACCAGGGATTGCCGCTGACTTATTCGAAACATTATCAAACGGGAATATTAATGTTGATTTAATTGTTCAATCAACTCATCAAGGAAATATTAATGACATTTCTTTTACTATTTCGAAAGATAATTTAAATTCTGCCAAAAATCTCTGTCAACATTTAATCAAAAAATTTGGGGGGGAATTAACGACTCAAAACGAAATGACTAAAATAAGTATTAGAGGGGCAGGGATCATGGGAAGGCCAGAAATTGCTGCAAAGTTTTTTGAAACTTTATCCAAGGTTGGTATTAACTTAAGGCTAATAGCAACTAGTGAAGTAAAAGTAAGTTGTGTAATAGATTCTAATAGAAGCGCAAAAGGATTAAGGTGTGTAAGTGAAGCGTTTGATTTAAAAGATAATCAAATTACAATTAATCCTAAAATTACTACCTGTAATGAACCAGAAGTTCGAGGAGTTGCCTTGGATCCAAATCAAGTTCAAGTAAGTGTAATTAATATTCCAGATATACCCGGAAATGCAGCAAGTTTATGTCAATCCTTAGCAGATGCAGGAATTAGTTTAGATACAATTGTTCAATCAGAAAAAAAAGACAATTCTAATAAGAAAACAATAAGTTTTACATTAAATAAACAGGATAGGAAAAATGCTGATCAGTCACTAATTCCTCTATTAGAGAAATGGCCAGAAGCATATATAGAAGATGGATCAGGAATAGCAAGAATCAGTTGTGTTGGAGCAGGAATGCCAACAAGTAAAGGAACAGCAGGGCGGATGTTTAGATCATTAGCAAACGAAAAGATTAACATCAAAATGATAGCAACTAGTGAAATAAGGACTACATGTATTATTGATGAAAATGATGGTGATACTGCACTTAAAGCAGTACATAATTGCTTCGATTTAGGTTTATAAATTAGCTACTTAAATAAATAATTCAATTGAGAAGTCTTCCTCTTAATTTATTGATTTTATCACGTAATTTTACTGCTTGTTCGAAATCTAAATTCTGAGCTAATTCTTTCATTTTTATTTCCAACTTATCAATTAATGGTGGCAAGTCCTCAATTGGGATATCAAAGTTATTATCTGATGTAAAATCTTCAACTACTTTAGTTGTAACATCAATAATATCACTATCTAAACCATCCTTTTGTAATTTTCTAGAAAGTTCTAAGAAAGAAAGTATAGAGTTATTAGACTTTTTACCTGCAGGAGTAGGGGTAATATTATGTTTTTTATTATAAGTATCCTGGATAAATCGCCTTCTTTCAGTTTCTTCAATTGCTCTTTTCATTGAATCTGTAAAATTATCTGCATAAAGTAATGCCATACCTTCAATATGTCTAGCAGCTCTACCAATAGTTTGAATTAATGACCTTTCTGCTCGTAAGAAACCTTCTTTATCTGCATCTAAAATTACAACCAAAGAAACTTCCGGTAAATCTAATCCTTCTCTCAATAAATTTACACCAACTAAGACATCATATGCACCAACTCTTAAATCCTGAATAATTTCAATTCTTTCTATCGAATGAATTTCTGAATGTAAATAACGAACACGGACGTTATTGTCTGCCAAATAATCTGTCAAATCTTCAGCCATTCTTTTAGTTAAAGTTGTAATTAATACCCTTTGTTTTTTCTTTGCTCGCTTTCGTATCTCATCTAATAAGTCCTCAACCTGACCTTTAGTTGGCCGCACTTCTACTAATGGGTCTAAGACACCTGTTGGCCTAATAACCTGCTCTACAATTTGACCAGAGCTTATCTCTAATTCCCAATTTCCTGGAGTAGCACTAATAAAAATAGTTTGATTAGCCTTATCCCAAAATTCAGCTGATTTCAATGGACGGTTATCAGCAGCACTAGGTAATCTAAATCCATGCTCTATTAAAACATTTTTTCTAGACTGATCACCGTTATACATAGCTAATAATTGTGAACAAGTTACATGACTCTCATCAACTATTAATAACCAATTTTTAGGAAAATAATCAATTAAACACTCAGGGGCTGAACCTGGTTCTCTGCCTGACAA
It encodes:
- the psbZ gene encoding photosystem II reaction center protein PsbZ, with product MQVLSSVAINALLFASLILVVGVPVLYMTQSDPQDRRNGEIKKIEIIGGVWFHLVLINGLLDFFV
- a CDS encoding GNAT family N-acetyltransferase, yielding MQRLKLIHHAPGAPGLRFLGLGPYFLPIQGLTKLQKLLEKHAFWATGRNYKNLRKLLAKSTIVITLWRGKRLIGFGRATSDGVYRAVLWDIVVAGDLQGQGLGRKVVEALLSSPSIKEVERIYLMTTNSDEFYKQLGFKNCNHQKLLIRSKS
- the ribH gene encoding 6,7-dimethyl-8-ribityllumazine synthase, which gives rise to MVVIEGRFQNASSLKVAIVVARFNDLVTNKLLSGCLDCLNRHGIDIAETSDQLDIAWVPGSFELPLVSQSLAKTGRYDVLITLGAVIRGDTPHFDVVINESSKGIASVSRETGVPIIFGLLTTDTMQQALERAGVKSNLGWNYALQAIEMGSLMNSLN
- a CDS encoding aspartate kinase gives rise to the protein MNLLVQKFGGTSIGNVNRIKTVAKQIALSKQLGNDLVIVVSAMGDSTDDLTKLALEISKNPPPREMDMLLATGEQVTIALLAMALNELGVPATSMTGSQVGIITESAYGRARILEIKTERILELLNNGQVVVVAGFQGKSLGRGDTAEITTLGRGGSDTSAVALAAALTANACEIYTDVAGVLTTDPRKVSNAQLMKNISCDEMLELASLGAAVLHPRAVEIARNYGVKLIVRSSWDNKNPGTTLTSKSKQSFGKEGLELNRPVDGVELVDNQALISLSHIPDQPGIAADLFETLSNGNINVDLIVQSTHQGNINDISFTISKDNLNSAKNLCQHLIKKFGGELTTQNEMTKISIRGAGIMGRPEIAAKFFETLSKVGINLRLIATSEVKVSCVIDSNRSAKGLRCVSEAFDLKDNQITINPKITTCNEPEVRGVALDPNQVQVSVINIPDIPGNAASLCQSLADAGISLDTIVQSEKKDNSNKKTISFTLNKQDRKNADQSLIPLLEKWPEAYIEDGSGIARISCVGAGMPTSKGTAGRMFRSLANEKINIKMIATSEIRTTCIIDENDGDTALKAVHNCFDLGL
- the secA gene encoding preprotein translocase subunit SecA; its protein translation is MLKLLLGDPNARKLKRYQPILSDINILEEEISPLTDDELRAKTALFRSQLDKISNFDLQRECLDELLPEAFAVVREASKRVLGMRHFDVQLIGGMVLHEGQIAEMKTGEGKTLVATLPSYLNALTGRGVHVVTVNDYLARRDAEWMGQVHRFLGLSVGLIQQDMNPLERRKNYQCDITYATNSELGFDYLRDNMANDINEIVQKNFQFCIIDEVDSILIDEARTPLIISGQVERPQEKYQKAAEVVLALQRAAEMGKDGIDPEGDYEVDEKQRTCTLTDEGFAKSEQLLNVSDLYDPKDPWAHYITNALKAKELFIKDVNYIVRSNEAVIVDEFTGRVMPGRRWSDGQHQAIEAKEQLPIQPETQTLASITYQNFFLLYPRLAGMTGTAKTEEVEFEKTYQLETTVIPTNRPRSREDWVDQVFKTEAAKWRAVANETAQIHNQGRPVLVGTTSVEKSEVLSALLSEQKIPHNLLNAKPENVEREAEIVAQAGRAGAVTIATNMAGRGTDIILGGNSDYMARLKVREALAPKLVKPEDGHKPPIPLQRQDQSSTGFGEENENSKNIKSQTITKSVPVSSLYPCILTDDTEKVLIELERKLVKAWGDRKLSPIDLEDRISTAAEKAPTEDPLIKSLREAISTVKSEYDVVVKQEEKHVREVGGLHVIGTERHESRRVDNQLRGRAGRQGDLGSTRFFLSLGDNLLRIFGGERVASLMNAFRVDEDIPIESGMLTRSLESAQKKVETYYFDIRKQVFEYDEVMNNQRRAVYSERHRVLEGIELKKQVIGYGERTMQEIVFAYVNSDLPSEEWDLQQLVSKVQEFVYLLDDLKPSDIKGLDIDELQAFLQEQLRNAYDLKETQIEKDRPGLMREAERFFILQQIDTLWREHLQAMDALRESVGLRGYGQKDPLIEYKNEGYDMFLEMMTNMRRNVIYSMFMFQPAPPEKN
- the uvrB gene encoding excinuclease ABC subunit UvrB; the protein is MSKYHLKAPYIPKGDQPKAISELVNGLNSDKQYQTLLGATGTGKTFTIANVIAKTGRPALVLAHNKTLAAQLCNELREFFPNNAVEYFISYYDYYQPEAYVPVSDTYIAKTSSINEEIDMLRHSATRSLFERNDVIVVASISCIYGLGIPSEYLKAAVKFKVGMDIDIRTILRDLVNNQYYRNDLEISRGKFRIKGDVLEIGPAYDDRLVRIEFFGDEVESIKYLDPITGEILENLDTINIYPAKHFVTPKERLLIAINDIQQELQEQLAFFNQQGKVLEAQRLEQRTNYDLEMLREVGYCNGVENYARHLSGREPGSAPECLIDYFPKNWLLIVDESHVTCSQLLAMYNGDQSRKNVLIEHGFRLPSAADNRPLKSAEFWDKANQTIFISATPGNWELEISSGQIVEQVIRPTGVLDPLVEVRPTKGQVEDLLDEIRKRAKKKQRVLITTLTKRMAEDLTDYLADNNVRVRYLHSEIHSIERIEIIQDLRVGAYDVLVGVNLLREGLDLPEVSLVVILDADKEGFLRAERSLIQTIGRAARHIEGMALLYADNFTDSMKRAIEETERRRFIQDTYNKKHNITPTPAGKKSNNSILSFLELSRKLQKDGLDSDIIDVTTKVVEDFTSDNNFDIPIEDLPPLIDKLEIKMKELAQNLDFEQAVKLRDKINKLRGRLLN
- a CDS encoding precorrin-8X methylmutase, which encodes MTLDHPIFTKSLFYIRSKLTTPELDPLEKQVLERLIHSSGDFSIQGSLKFSPRACQIGISALKAGAPILTDTFMAAAAVKPMSSRTLNSSVHCVLNWAPEKADHGETRTALGMEKAWNDLSKQFNKDNAPIVLFGSAPTALNTFLRLTSASSFAPSLIIGMPVGFIGVIESKKLLSSIDLPQIRLDGNRGGAGMAAATVNALLRAAVNEN
- the mutS gene encoding DNA mismatch repair protein MutS; its protein translation is MTAESKPLQGDFFINPEEEGVTKTSRKTPVEDKDYDIKDEDLTKDAELRPRKKNGSNTKNKLVFKEPNSVKPSNLPNWSHHSLVELEELTPALKHYVELKIKNPKRILLYRLGDFFECFFEDAIQLSQLLELTLTGKDGGKNIGRVPMAGIPHHAAEKYCSILIQKGLSIAICDQLESVHNKEGKLIKRGITRILTPGTVIESGMLQAKKNNWLASILIESKANNDSLKWGLASADISTGEFKAEEGEGINSLEQNLLTIEASEIVSEKLDPDILKNLKLKHIQVHQLSKTSFSLPEAESIIKKHYQLKAIQGIGFKESQLALRAAGGLIGYLYETNPIQKTTFKSKNNQAPLEVPKINFPKNSLFIDAQTRRNLEITKTQRDGKFQGSFLWAIDRTLTAMGGRCIRQWVDNPLIDVNKILQRQNLITVLVSNRALRITIRGLLKSMGDLERLAGRAGAGQAGARELIAIAEGLERLPQLSSYLNELPKNLPPWFTKLQKINPELIDLAKRIKDELIDNPPLNITEGGIIYDGVDPILDGLRNQLDDQDKWLANQEKKERRISRINNLKLQYHRTFGYFLSVSKSKAHDVPSHWIRRQTLANEERFVTPDLKAKEGKIFQLKIKSCTREYELFCKLRELVGIHAPAIRQSAKAIAGLDVLAGLAELAATNNYCPPTIIGIKDDSDSRKINIKECRHPVVEQLLVEELFQPNSINLGNKTDLIILTGPNASGKSCFLRQIGLIQLLTQIGSWIPAKKANISIADKIFTRVGAVDDLAAGQSTFMVEMAETAFILNQATKNSLVLLDEIGRGTSTFDGLSIAWSVSEFLARSIRSRTIFATHYQELNALSESLNNISNFQVLVKEAGESISFLHKVIPGASNRSYGIEVARLAGVPIPVIQRARKVLNELEKKNKN
- the holA gene encoding DNA polymerase III subunit delta → MSIHLIWGDDLDAIDLFIEKFIQKAIDPNWTSINLSRLDGQKLSEAHQALDESQSPPFGDGERIIVLKNSPICNGCSTELSNHFERIINLIPEKTHLILRNSNKPDGRLKSTKLINKLLSQNKAFVKNFLVPPIWDSIGQRKLIERIASEMNIQFHEDAVIALVDALGNDTQRIRLELEKLALLEETKKNVLQTTIISKNTVDELIQSISSNSLQVCNFLLVENWGEAIYRIDSLLNTGEPALRILAALTTQIRGWLWVSLLEKNETKEVGLIAKQAGITNPKRVYIIRKQIKGKTPVFFVDLLRKVLEIEILLKKGASPKNAFRDGLLSKC